A stretch of Acropora muricata isolate sample 2 chromosome 7, ASM3666990v1, whole genome shotgun sequence DNA encodes these proteins:
- the LOC136921721 gene encoding uncharacterized protein, with the protein MKTLWTQWRREYLLNLREFHRQSLKGPLARKDSSIKIGDVVLIQENLPRSRWRLALVEKLIEGRDGCCRAAQVKLANGNRIQRPLQLLFPLEVQDTESDHKESKSEDINMTRDSQRPSKRKAAIEARQKLHMWTQWQLRFKSST; encoded by the coding sequence ATGAAAACGCTTTGGACGCAATGGAGAAGAGAGTATTTGCTGAACCTGAGAGAATTTCATCGCCAATCACTCAAAGGACCGTTGGCAAGGAAAGACAGTTCTATCAAGATCGGTGATGTTGTTCTTATCCAAGAGAATCTTCCGAGAAGTCGATGGAGGCTGGCTCTTGTGGAGAAACTTATCGAAGGAAGAGATGGCTGCTGTCGCGCTGCTCAAGTTAAACTTGCCAATGGAAACCGGATTCAACGTCCTTTGCAGTTGCTTTTTCCGCTAGAAGTGCAAGACACAGAGTCTGATCATAAAGAGTCAAAATCCGAAGATATCAACATGACTAGAGATTCTCAGCGACCCTCTAAAAGAAAAGCTGCTATTGAAGCGAGACAAAAACTTCACATGTGGACCCAGTGGCAGCTTCGATTTAAATCAAGTACTTAA